In a single window of the Micrococcaceae bacterium Sec5.7 genome:
- a CDS encoding LysM peptidoglycan-binding domain-containing protein — protein sequence MSATSAFQDLISQPPSEPSVRRAQRRLRLTHRGRIVLIGLPLVVLVAILMSLAGFFNAPAKAADSAADLSATPTVSVTVQAGESLWAIATAVAPERDPRDVIADIVQLNNLDAGRVMPGQQLFVPFK from the coding sequence TGTCAGCTACATCAGCATTTCAGGATTTAATCTCACAGCCGCCGTCAGAGCCGTCGGTCAGAAGGGCGCAGCGGAGGCTCCGCCTGACCCATCGTGGCCGGATCGTTCTCATCGGCCTGCCGCTCGTCGTGCTGGTGGCCATCCTGATGTCGCTGGCCGGGTTCTTCAACGCACCGGCCAAAGCTGCGGATTCTGCGGCGGACCTGTCGGCGACGCCTACAGTCTCCGTGACAGTCCAGGCGGGCGAGTCCCTTTGGGCCATTGCTACGGCCGTTGCACCTGAGCGGGACCCCCGAGATGTGATTGCGGATATCGTGCAGCTCAACAATCTTGACGCCGGTCGCGTGATGCCTGGCCAGCAGCTCTTCGTCCCGTTCAAGTAG